Proteins encoded within one genomic window of Clupea harengus unplaced genomic scaffold, Ch_v2.0.2, whole genome shotgun sequence:
- the LOC122132264 gene encoding LYR motif-containing protein 5A, producing MTNPLRGQVIRLYKTLLYLGRDYPQGFTFFRERLKTAFMKNKDVTDPEKIKKLLARGDFVIKEIEALYFLRKYRAMKKRYYDPENPQP from the exons ATGACCAACCCACTCAGGGGACAAGTGATCAGGTTGTACAAAACT TTGCTGTACCTGGGGCGAGATTACCCTCAAGGCTTTACATTCTTTAGGGAACGTCTGAAGACGGCGTTTATGAAGAACAAAGATGTCACAGACCCAGAGAAGATTAAAAAGCTTCTTGCCCGTGGGGACTTTGTCATCAAGGAAATCGAGGCCCTCTATTTTCTTAGGAAGTACAGGGCAATGAAGAAACGCTACTATGACCCTGAAAACCCTCAACCCTGA